A region from the Kineothrix sp. IPX-CK genome encodes:
- a CDS encoding helix-turn-helix domain-containing protein, translating to MGQDISKLVMNPIRLRIIQYLLIHGSGTPSQIMAEMSDIPPASLYRHIKLLYEADCITVVEEKKIRGTVERTYAMKGGKPCEFSKDSVEHLIQSSLMSLMTSFGKYFSKETADPVKDFLALSTSTLLLTDEEFMEVMEKIGEAITPYLCNTAQKGRNVRRFTFISSPCEEDEDD from the coding sequence ATGGGGCAAGATATATCGAAACTCGTTATGAATCCGATTCGGCTCAGAATTATCCAATATCTGCTCATTCATGGGTCTGGGACCCCTTCGCAGATAATGGCGGAGATGAGCGATATTCCGCCGGCGAGCTTATACCGGCATATTAAGCTGCTGTATGAAGCGGATTGCATTACGGTGGTGGAAGAGAAGAAGATAAGAGGAACTGTGGAGAGAACATATGCGATGAAAGGCGGAAAGCCTTGTGAATTCAGTAAAGACAGCGTGGAGCATTTAATCCAGTCATCGCTTATGTCTTTGATGACCTCCTTTGGAAAATACTTTTCCAAGGAAACAGCGGATCCGGTCAAAGATTTTTTGGCACTTTCTACATCAACCCTTCTTTTGACAGATGAAGAGTTCATGGAGGTTATGGAAAAAATAGGGGAAGCGATAACGCCCTACCTTTGCAACACGGCCCAAAAGGGGAGGAACGTCAGGAGATTTACTTTTATTTCTTCTCCGTGTGAAGAGGATGAAGACGATTAG
- a CDS encoding M18 family aminopeptidase codes for MDKINKNADIVHKMLKFIEESPTCFHAVENVQKQLKKNGYLSISENEKWKLSAGGKYYVNRNDSALIAFRLPEKEVKGFHMIASHSDSPCFKIKETPEITVEEQYIKLNTEPYGGMIMGTWLDRPLSVAGRIVVSENGRLVSRTVAVDRDLLIIPNMAIHMNRDINKGMEYNAQTDMLPLYGGIGSRNSFRDLIAEAAGVKSEDILSSDLFLYNREAGRILGVEGEFIAAPRLDDLECVYASLQAMLDSKPEEHINLMIVFDNEEVGSMTRQGAASTFLQDTLLRICEALSLTQGDYCRLTADSFMISADNAHGVHPNHPEKADPTNRPYLNGGIVIKYHGSQKYTTDAVSAAVMKDICKRAEVPFQTYANRSDIAGGSTLGNISAAQVPVSTVDIGFAQLAMHSAYETAGSRDVEAMIKALSCFYGMGSTGIFGDL; via the coding sequence ATGGATAAAATTAACAAGAATGCAGATATCGTGCATAAAATGCTGAAATTCATCGAAGAAAGCCCTACCTGCTTTCATGCGGTGGAAAATGTGCAGAAGCAATTAAAGAAGAATGGTTACCTCTCGATCAGTGAAAATGAAAAGTGGAAGCTTTCGGCAGGTGGAAAATATTATGTAAACAGAAATGATTCCGCGCTCATTGCCTTTCGGTTGCCGGAGAAGGAGGTAAAAGGCTTTCATATGATAGCCTCTCACAGCGATTCTCCCTGCTTTAAGATAAAAGAAACGCCGGAGATCACGGTGGAGGAACAATATATAAAACTGAATACAGAGCCCTACGGCGGGATGATCATGGGGACTTGGCTGGACCGTCCTCTCTCCGTTGCCGGAAGGATAGTGGTTTCGGAAAACGGCAGGCTGGTCAGTCGGACGGTGGCAGTGGACAGAGACTTGCTCATCATTCCCAACATGGCAATCCACATGAACCGGGATATAAATAAGGGCATGGAGTATAACGCGCAGACGGATATGCTTCCGCTGTATGGAGGGATAGGGAGCAGGAATTCCTTCCGGGACCTGATCGCCGAGGCGGCAGGGGTGAAGTCCGAGGATATTTTGAGCAGCGATTTATTTTTGTATAATAGAGAAGCAGGTAGAATCTTAGGCGTTGAGGGAGAGTTCATCGCTGCCCCCAGACTGGATGACCTGGAGTGTGTCTATGCATCCTTGCAGGCGATGCTCGATTCAAAGCCGGAGGAACATATAAATCTTATGATCGTATTCGATAACGAAGAAGTGGGAAGCATGACGAGGCAGGGAGCAGCATCTACTTTTCTTCAGGATACTCTACTGCGAATATGCGAAGCGCTGTCCCTGACTCAGGGCGATTATTGCAGACTGACGGCAGATAGCTTTATGATATCTGCAGACAATGCTCACGGGGTACATCCCAACCATCCGGAAAAAGCGGATCCAACTAACCGGCCTTATTTAAACGGCGGTATCGTCATCAAGTATCACGGAAGCCAGAAGTATACGACGGATGCGGTTTCAGCGGCGGTGATGAAGGATATTTGCAAACGTGCGGAAGTTCCCTTTCAAACCTATGCCAACCGCTCCGATATAGCGGGCGGCTCTACGCTCGGGAATATTTCGGCGGCGCAGGTGCCGGTCAGCACGGTGGATATCGGTTTTGCGCAGCTTGCTATGCACTCTGCATATGAGACGGCGGGCAGCCGGGACGTGGAGGCTATGATAAAGGCACTTAGCTGTTTTTATGGCATGGGAAGTACGGGTATATTTGGTGATTTATGA
- a CDS encoding methyl-accepting chemotaxis protein: protein MNSEEKMEVFQELLLIMKEVLQEELDIALYLTDTEKCIEYYPGKTVDAKVRRGDLIRPDEPIYDVIHNRKTMNDIVPKEVFGVTFRGIGRPIIDNNGEVIGALAVARNIENELLLSEASESMFSALEEISASIQEISANTHVFSEHLTGIEELSDMTKNAINEAGSVINSIQSISKQSNLLALNAAIEAARAGTAGRGFSVVAEEMRKLSEHSNDSAAKVANMLNEMKEFIVKISDEITGITESYKGQVEITSQITVAIEEVTGSSEKLVELSQN from the coding sequence GTGAATTCCGAAGAAAAGATGGAAGTATTTCAAGAGCTTTTGCTTATAATGAAGGAGGTATTGCAGGAAGAACTGGACATTGCTTTGTACTTAACGGACACTGAAAAATGTATAGAGTATTATCCGGGAAAAACTGTAGATGCCAAAGTCAGAAGGGGAGATTTGATCAGGCCGGATGAACCGATTTATGATGTTATCCATAATAGGAAAACAATGAATGACATTGTACCTAAAGAAGTGTTTGGTGTAACATTCAGGGGAATCGGAAGACCTATAATTGATAATAATGGAGAGGTCATAGGGGCTCTTGCGGTAGCAAGGAATATAGAAAATGAATTGCTGCTGTCAGAGGCCTCGGAAAGCATGTTTTCGGCGTTGGAAGAAATCAGTGCCAGCATTCAAGAGATATCTGCCAATACTCATGTGTTTTCTGAACATTTAACAGGAATAGAAGAGCTATCAGACATGACAAAAAATGCGATTAATGAAGCCGGCTCTGTAATTAACAGCATACAATCCATTTCAAAACAGTCGAATCTGCTTGCGTTGAATGCCGCAATCGAGGCGGCACGGGCAGGGACTGCAGGAAGGGGGTTTTCAGTGGTCGCCGAGGAAATGAGGAAGTTGTCAGAGCATAGTAATGATTCTGCGGCAAAGGTTGCCAATATGCTGAATGAGATGAAAGAGTTCATCGTTAAAATATCGGATGAGATTACTGGAATAACAGAATCTTATAAAGGACAAGTGGAGATTACATCTCAAATAACAGTAGCGATAGAAGAGGTAACAGGATCTTCAGAGAAGCTGGTAGAATTGTCTCAAAATTAA
- a CDS encoding ABC transporter ATP-binding protein → MLSIKNLTKTYKGGKKAVSDLSLEIGQGDIYGFIGHNGAGKTTTIKAVAGIIDFEEGEILVDGHSVVREPILCKQKMAYIPDNPDLYEHLTGIQYLSFIGDIFGIEAETRKERIEKYADAFEMTSSLGDLIASYSHGMKQKLAIISALIHKPALLILDEPFVGLDPQASVLLKGYMRELCEEGSAIFFSTHVLDVAEKLCNKIAIIKEGKLIIAGPTEALTQGKSLEDVFMEVVRHGGDSAKKQ, encoded by the coding sequence ATGTTGAGCATAAAAAATCTGACCAAAACTTACAAAGGCGGTAAAAAGGCCGTATCCGATTTAAGCCTTGAAATCGGGCAGGGCGATATTTATGGATTTATCGGCCATAACGGAGCCGGTAAAACCACGACAATCAAGGCGGTAGCAGGAATCATCGATTTCGAAGAGGGCGAGATACTGGTTGACGGACATTCTGTAGTAAGGGAACCAATATTATGTAAACAAAAAATGGCATATATTCCGGATAATCCGGATTTATATGAGCATCTTACCGGAATCCAATATCTGAGCTTCATAGGCGATATTTTCGGAATAGAGGCAGAAACGAGAAAAGAGAGAATCGAAAAATATGCGGATGCATTTGAGATGACATCAAGTCTGGGCGATTTGATCGCATCCTATTCCCATGGAATGAAGCAGAAACTCGCCATTATTTCAGCACTCATCCATAAGCCTGCGCTGTTAATTCTGGATGAGCCTTTCGTCGGTTTGGATCCGCAGGCAAGTGTTTTGCTGAAAGGATATATGCGGGAGCTTTGCGAGGAGGGCAGTGCCATATTTTTTTCTACTCATGTACTCGATGTGGCGGAGAAGCTGTGCAATAAAATTGCGATCATTAAAGAAGGAAAGCTGATCATTGCCGGACCGACCGAGGCGCTTACACAAGGGAAGTCGTTAGAGGATGTATTTATGGAGGTGGTAAGGCATGGAGGAGATTCGGCTAAGAAACAGTAG
- the recQ gene encoding DNA helicase RecQ: protein METAEKILKQYFGYDTFREGQKELVGSILEGKDTFGVMPTGAGKSICFQVPALIMEGITLVVSPLISLMKDQVEGLNQAGVHAAFLNSSLTSGQYFKALEYAKNGRYQIIYVAPERLVTESFLDFALNVQISMVVVDEAHCVSQWGQDFRPGYLKIVEFISKLPSRPVVSAFTATATKEVREDIVYLLALQNPVIVTTGFDRPNLYFAVQSPKDKYASMKNYLELHPAQSGIIYCLTRKTVEEVFERLCGDGFSVAKYHAGLSDRERRTGQEEFIYGRKEIMVATNAFGMGIDKSDVRYVIHYNMPKNMESYYQEAGRAGRDGDAAECILLYGGQDVVTNQFFIDHNQDNEALDEAAREVVMERDRERLRKITYYCFTNECLRDYILRYFGEYKENYCGNCSNCLSKFEKTEVTDIAKVLIGCVKTCGQRYGSGVIIDAVHGANTAKIRGYGMNHNPYYGELAKVPVFKLRQVLNYLFLSEYLKATSDEYAIVKLTEKGNAVLAGDDIVVMKMPKEEEHPAKVSKSKGSGKGAFSGGELTGREETLFEGLRALRSEIAREEKVPPYIVFSDKTLSHMCVVRPRTEEEMLTVSGVGEFKYRKYGERFLEAIRNGEK from the coding sequence ATGGAAACAGCAGAAAAAATTTTAAAGCAATATTTCGGATATGATACATTCAGAGAAGGTCAGAAGGAGCTGGTGGGCAGCATCCTGGAGGGAAAGGATACCTTTGGAGTGATGCCTACGGGGGCGGGGAAATCCATATGCTTTCAAGTGCCCGCGCTTATCATGGAAGGAATTACACTGGTTGTGTCGCCGTTAATTTCGCTGATGAAGGATCAGGTGGAGGGGTTGAATCAGGCAGGAGTCCACGCGGCATTCTTAAACAGCTCACTGACTTCGGGGCAATATTTTAAAGCGTTGGAATACGCCAAAAACGGCAGGTATCAGATTATCTATGTAGCCCCTGAACGCCTGGTGACGGAAAGCTTTTTGGATTTTGCCCTGAATGTGCAGATTTCAATGGTCGTGGTGGATGAGGCTCATTGCGTGTCACAATGGGGGCAGGATTTCAGGCCCGGTTATTTGAAAATAGTGGAATTTATAAGTAAATTGCCATCCCGCCCGGTAGTCAGCGCTTTTACCGCTACGGCGACTAAGGAGGTGCGGGAGGATATCGTTTATCTTCTGGCGCTTCAAAATCCCGTGATAGTAACTACGGGCTTCGACCGCCCCAATCTCTATTTCGCGGTACAGTCTCCGAAGGATAAATATGCGTCCATGAAGAACTATTTGGAGCTCCATCCTGCGCAAAGCGGCATTATATATTGCCTCACGAGGAAAACGGTAGAGGAGGTCTTCGAAAGGCTTTGCGGCGACGGATTTTCCGTAGCGAAATATCATGCGGGACTTTCGGATAGGGAAAGAAGGACCGGGCAGGAAGAATTCATCTACGGAAGAAAGGAAATCATGGTAGCTACTAACGCCTTTGGAATGGGAATCGATAAGTCCGACGTCCGCTATGTAATTCATTATAATATGCCTAAAAATATGGAAAGCTATTATCAGGAAGCCGGAAGAGCGGGAAGAGACGGAGATGCGGCGGAGTGTATCCTGCTTTATGGAGGACAGGACGTGGTGACTAACCAGTTTTTTATCGATCACAATCAAGACAATGAGGCGCTGGATGAGGCGGCCCGTGAAGTGGTGATGGAGCGGGATAGGGAGAGGCTTAGAAAGATAACCTATTACTGTTTTACCAACGAGTGTCTGAGAGATTATATTTTACGCTATTTTGGGGAATATAAAGAGAACTATTGCGGTAATTGTTCCAATTGCCTGAGCAAGTTCGAGAAAACGGAAGTGACCGATATCGCGAAGGTACTGATCGGATGTGTGAAGACATGCGGACAAAGATATGGAAGCGGAGTCATTATAGATGCAGTGCATGGGGCGAATACGGCGAAGATACGCGGATATGGGATGAATCACAACCCCTATTACGGCGAGCTGGCGAAGGTGCCGGTATTTAAGCTGCGGCAGGTGTTGAATTATCTGTTTTTAAGTGAATACTTGAAGGCGACGAGCGATGAATATGCCATCGTGAAGCTGACGGAGAAAGGAAACGCAGTACTTGCCGGAGACGATATCGTTGTTATGAAGATGCCAAAGGAAGAGGAACATCCGGCAAAGGTATCAAAAAGCAAAGGAAGCGGAAAGGGAGCATTTTCCGGAGGAGAACTTACCGGAAGAGAGGAGACGCTGTTCGAAGGGCTGCGTGCGCTCCGCTCGGAAATTGCCAGAGAGGAAAAGGTGCCGCCGTATATCGTATTTTCGGACAAGACGCTCAGTCATATGTGCGTGGTCAGGCCCCGGACAGAGGAAGAAATGCTGACAGTATCCGGTGTGGGAGAGTTTAAATATAGAAAATATGGTGAACGCTTCCTGGAGGCGATTAGAAATGGGGAAAAATAG
- a CDS encoding pyridoxamine 5'-phosphate oxidase family protein, giving the protein MRRKDREVTDRETIEEIIKACKTCHLAMVDDGKPYVVPLNFGYELDADNLTLYFHSAKEGKKLDILHKNSSVCFDIASEGMPIHAESPCNCGYYFSSIIGMGTVEFIEDTKEKCKALSLLMKHQADRDVEFNEAQVNSVCVYKVSTSDYSGKKKQMPH; this is encoded by the coding sequence ATGAGAAGAAAAGACAGAGAAGTAACCGATAGGGAAACTATAGAAGAAATAATAAAAGCATGTAAAACCTGCCATCTGGCCATGGTAGATGATGGGAAGCCGTATGTGGTTCCATTGAATTTTGGTTACGAACTGGATGCGGATAACCTGACTTTGTACTTTCATAGTGCAAAGGAAGGCAAAAAACTGGATATCCTGCATAAAAACAGCAGCGTATGTTTCGATATAGCCAGTGAAGGAATGCCCATTCATGCGGAATCGCCTTGTAACTGCGGCTATTACTTTTCCAGTATCATAGGCATGGGTACCGTGGAATTTATCGAGGATACAAAGGAAAAATGCAAGGCTCTTTCCTTGCTGATGAAGCATCAGGCGGATAGAGACGTGGAATTCAACGAAGCTCAGGTGAACAGCGTATGCGTGTACAAGGTGAGTACTTCGGATTATTCAGGCAAGAAGAAGCAGATGCCTCATTGA
- the modA gene encoding molybdate ABC transporter substrate-binding protein, giving the protein MRRKTMALWMTMVMTAALVTGCGASGSGTTTVTEAETIADGSVTEAETVEEDPVTEAESSSVEEPLTEEDTSTEASGEDVEIYAFIAASLNNTMEKIKENYEADHPGVTIIYNADSSGTLQKQIEEGAECDVFFSAATKQMQALEEGGYLVDGSITDLLTNKIVLIKPSGMETKVTGFDNITEASSLALAGEDVPVGQYARQLFTNIGILDQVMAMEINEGANVTAVLTAVAEGSNEVGVVYATDAASMADKVEIIAKADDSQVEPAVYPIALVKNGEADDAQIKAADEFKTYLITDETPLSLFEEAGFIVTE; this is encoded by the coding sequence ATGAGAAGAAAAACAATGGCACTTTGGATGACAATGGTAATGACAGCAGCGCTGGTGACTGGATGCGGTGCATCTGGATCTGGGACGACCACGGTAACAGAGGCAGAGACCATTGCGGACGGGTCTGTAACGGAAGCAGAGACCGTTGAGGAAGACCCCGTTACGGAAGCAGAATCCAGCTCCGTTGAGGAGCCTTTAACAGAAGAAGACACCAGTACAGAGGCATCGGGCGAAGATGTGGAAATCTATGCGTTTATCGCCGCAAGCTTAAATAATACGATGGAGAAAATAAAAGAAAATTATGAGGCGGATCATCCGGGTGTAACCATCATTTACAATGCGGACAGCTCGGGAACTTTACAGAAGCAGATTGAAGAAGGGGCAGAGTGTGATGTATTCTTCTCAGCGGCGACTAAGCAGATGCAGGCGCTGGAGGAAGGAGGCTATCTGGTGGATGGTTCCATAACAGATTTGCTTACCAATAAGATTGTGCTGATCAAGCCTTCCGGCATGGAGACAAAAGTGACTGGATTTGATAATATCACTGAAGCATCCAGCCTTGCACTGGCCGGAGAGGATGTGCCGGTCGGCCAGTATGCCCGCCAGTTGTTTACTAATATAGGGATACTGGATCAGGTGATGGCCATGGAAATCAATGAAGGAGCTAATGTAACGGCAGTGCTTACCGCAGTGGCAGAGGGGAGTAATGAAGTTGGCGTCGTATATGCTACCGATGCGGCATCCATGGCCGATAAGGTAGAGATCATCGCTAAAGCAGATGACAGTCAGGTAGAACCGGCAGTTTATCCGATCGCTCTGGTAAAGAACGGGGAAGCTGATGATGCACAGATAAAGGCCGCAGATGAATTTAAAACCTATCTGATTACAGATGAAACTCCATTGAGTTTGTTTGAAGAAGCCGGTTTTATAGTTACTGAGTAA
- the sdaAB gene encoding L-serine ammonia-lyase, iron-sulfur-dependent subunit beta, with protein sequence MTGISVFEVIGPNMVGPSSSHTAGAVSMALLARKMFPGTIKEVDFTLYGSFARTYRGHGTDRALLGGILGYETDDLRIRDSFELAKEAGIGYSFSISEDDDVHPNTADMHITGDDGRKLFVRGVSLGGGKVKIVRLNRVDVEFTGEYSTLIVSQSDKQGVAAHITKSLSDRGVNIAFMRLFREEKGAAAYTVVESDERIPEEALECIKGNPYVSDVMLVQV encoded by the coding sequence ATGACGGGAATCAGCGTATTTGAGGTAATCGGACCGAACATGGTGGGGCCTTCCAGTTCCCATACGGCAGGCGCGGTATCCATGGCGCTTTTGGCGCGGAAAATGTTTCCGGGGACGATAAAAGAGGTAGATTTTACTCTATATGGATCCTTTGCAAGAACCTATAGGGGACATGGAACCGACAGGGCTCTTCTGGGAGGAATCTTAGGATATGAAACCGACGATTTAAGAATCAGGGATTCCTTTGAGCTGGCGAAGGAGGCGGGGATCGGATATTCCTTCTCCATCTCCGAAGACGACGACGTACATCCTAATACGGCGGATATGCACATAACAGGAGATGATGGAAGGAAGCTGTTCGTACGGGGAGTATCCCTTGGCGGAGGAAAAGTAAAAATTGTCCGGTTAAACCGGGTGGATGTGGAATTCACTGGAGAATACAGCACTCTCATCGTGAGCCAGAGCGACAAACAGGGCGTGGCGGCGCATATTACTAAGAGCCTGAGTGACCGGGGCGTAAACATTGCTTTCATGAGATTGTTCCGGGAAGAGAAGGGTGCGGCGGCTTATACGGTGGTGGAATCGGACGAAAGGATACCGGAGGAAGCCTTGGAATGTATCAAGGGAAATCCCTATGTATCCGATGTGATGCTGGTGCAGGTCTGA
- a CDS encoding DUF2156 domain-containing protein, whose amino-acid sequence MIEINWKKIGTEDEEIIQSYYDMEPVRNCEFTFANNLLWSPFYNIRYAVVEDMLVFISDEAEVSISCPLGKGDLGKVIDVLTEYFKEKNKPFKLHLVSPSQFEKLDKLYPGRFKVEYNRDTADYVYESERLISLAGKKLHGKRNHINRFKEAYPDWSYESITDENVEECIAMAKEWRIQNGCEEKGPMHNEFCVTLHALKEREALMLKGGLIRAGGRVVAFSLGEPCGKDMFVVHIEKAFADIQGAYPIINQQFVLNEAQEYRYINREEDTGDEGLRKAKLSYDPVFLMEKGLVTEV is encoded by the coding sequence ATGATTGAAATTAATTGGAAAAAGATAGGAACGGAAGATGAAGAGATTATTCAAAGCTATTATGATATGGAGCCGGTAAGAAACTGTGAATTCACTTTTGCGAACAATCTGTTATGGTCGCCTTTTTATAATATACGCTATGCGGTAGTGGAGGATATGCTCGTATTTATCTCCGATGAGGCGGAGGTATCCATAAGCTGTCCGCTCGGTAAAGGAGACCTTGGGAAGGTAATCGACGTTCTTACTGAATATTTTAAAGAGAAGAACAAACCCTTCAAGCTGCATCTGGTATCGCCTTCGCAGTTTGAGAAATTAGATAAATTATATCCTGGAAGATTCAAGGTGGAGTACAACAGGGATACTGCGGATTATGTCTACGAATCGGAGCGCCTGATTTCTCTTGCAGGGAAAAAGCTTCACGGAAAGCGTAATCACATCAACCGATTTAAGGAAGCTTATCCGGACTGGAGCTATGAGAGTATTACGGATGAAAACGTGGAAGAGTGTATCGCTATGGCTAAAGAATGGCGAATCCAGAACGGGTGCGAGGAAAAAGGCCCAATGCACAACGAATTCTGCGTGACTCTGCATGCGCTTAAAGAAAGAGAAGCACTGATGCTAAAGGGCGGACTTATCCGGGCAGGCGGACGCGTGGTTGCATTTTCGTTAGGAGAGCCTTGTGGTAAGGATATGTTTGTAGTTCATATCGAAAAAGCGTTTGCCGACATTCAGGGAGCTTATCCTATTATTAATCAGCAATTCGTGTTGAATGAGGCGCAGGAATATCGATATATTAATAGAGAAGAGGATACGGGTGACGAGGGACTTCGGAAAGCAAAATTGTCTTATGATCCGGTATTCCTGATGGAAAAAGGACTTGTTACGGAAGTATAA
- the modB gene encoding molybdate ABC transporter permease subunit yields MLELVRTIDWSPLFISLKTGIVSTILAFLMGIGAARLIMKVNSTAKAVLDGILTLPLVLPPTVAGFFLLLIFSLRRPFGSFLYTNFDIKMVQTWPGCVIAAFVIAFPLMYRNARAAFEQVDINMIYAGRTLGLTESTIFWKVIVPIAGPGLASGTVLAFARSIGEYGATAMLAGNILGKTRTVSVAIASEVAAGNWDVAGLWVCVIVILSFFVVTLINYISGKGIKNMNRWM; encoded by the coding sequence ATGTTGGAACTTGTACGGACCATAGATTGGAGTCCCCTTTTTATTTCCCTCAAGACCGGCATCGTATCAACGATTCTTGCATTTTTAATGGGAATTGGGGCTGCCAGGCTGATTATGAAGGTAAACAGCACCGCAAAGGCCGTCCTGGATGGCATTCTGACATTACCGTTGGTGCTGCCGCCTACGGTGGCCGGTTTTTTCCTGCTTTTGATATTCAGCTTAAGACGGCCGTTTGGTTCTTTTCTGTATACGAACTTTGACATCAAGATGGTACAGACCTGGCCGGGCTGTGTGATTGCGGCGTTTGTGATCGCATTTCCGCTGATGTATCGGAATGCAAGGGCGGCATTCGAGCAGGTGGATATTAATATGATTTATGCGGGACGCACGCTGGGACTTACCGAGAGCACCATATTCTGGAAGGTGATAGTTCCTATCGCAGGTCCGGGTCTGGCCTCAGGAACGGTTCTGGCATTTGCAAGGTCTATCGGGGAATATGGAGCTACGGCTATGCTGGCTGGAAATATCCTGGGAAAGACAAGAACGGTATCCGTAGCAATAGCGTCGGAAGTTGCTGCCGGAAACTGGGACGTGGCCGGGTTATGGGTATGTGTGATTGTCATCCTGTCATTTTTTGTCGTGACATTGATTAACTATATCTCTGGAAAAGGGATAAAGAATATGAACAGGTGGATGTAA
- the sdaAA gene encoding L-serine ammonia-lyase, iron-sulfur-dependent, subunit alpha — translation MDFRSGKELLELCGQTGLPISRIMKKREMELQGISEQEADRKMSKSLDIMRSSANDPLENETTSMGGLIGGEAKKLGKLRAEGKSICGAMVSKAMTYAMAVLEVNASMGVIVAAPTAGSSGVLPGVLLALQEELGLPDEKVMDGLYTAGAVGYLLMRNASVAGAQAGCQAEVGSASAMAAAAAVEMMGGTPGQALSAATGALSNLLGLVCDPIGGLVESPCQNRNSIGAANALLNAEQALAGIEQFIPFDEMVQAMYHVGRSLPFELRESALGGCAATPAACGISCMSGK, via the coding sequence ATGGACTTTCGAAGCGGTAAAGAATTGTTGGAGTTGTGCGGGCAGACGGGTCTGCCTATTTCACGGATTATGAAGAAAAGAGAAATGGAATTGCAGGGAATTTCGGAGCAGGAAGCAGATCGTAAGATGTCGAAGTCACTTGACATTATGAGAAGTTCAGCTAATGACCCGCTGGAAAACGAGACGACTTCTATGGGCGGACTTATTGGCGGAGAAGCGAAGAAGCTGGGTAAACTGCGGGCGGAGGGAAAATCTATCTGCGGTGCGATGGTGTCCAAGGCAATGACCTATGCTATGGCAGTTTTGGAGGTAAATGCCTCCATGGGAGTTATCGTAGCAGCTCCCACGGCAGGTTCCTCCGGCGTTCTTCCGGGGGTGTTGCTGGCCCTTCAGGAAGAACTGGGGCTTCCTGACGAAAAAGTAATGGACGGTCTTTATACGGCGGGGGCAGTCGGGTATCTGCTCATGCGTAATGCTTCTGTAGCAGGTGCACAGGCGGGATGTCAGGCAGAGGTCGGTTCTGCATCGGCAATGGCTGCGGCAGCAGCGGTAGAAATGATGGGTGGAACGCCTGGACAGGCTTTAAGTGCGGCGACAGGGGCGTTATCCAATCTCTTAGGGCTGGTATGCGATCCGATCGGCGGCTTGGTGGAAAGTCCATGTCAGAACAGAAACTCCATCGGCGCCGCCAATGCTCTGCTGAATGCGGAGCAGGCGCTGGCGGGAATCGAGCAGTTCATTCCCTTTGATGAGATGGTACAGGCGATGTATCATGTGGGCAGAAGTCTTCCTTTTGAGCTTAGAGAAAGTGCTCTTGGAGGCTGTGCGGCAACTCCTGCGGCATGCGGCATAAGCTGTATGTCCGGGAAATAA